From a single Prochlorococcus sp. MIT 0603 genomic region:
- a CDS encoding ROK family protein → MDPHSHVGIDVGFSFIKTYLFHSEVECDQKDYVFSPPQSPGAFTIFLSEIIESIDENSLRGFVTVAIPGILDDCDKKVISCALWPGWIDVPLAKWLEARLHRTISLIAKPSFSLIEDASIFYSHN, encoded by the coding sequence ATGGATCCACATTCACATGTTGGAATTGATGTTGGCTTTTCTTTTATTAAGACATATCTTTTTCATTCTGAGGTTGAATGTGATCAAAAAGACTATGTTTTTTCACCCCCCCAATCACCTGGTGCTTTCACCATATTTCTAAGTGAAATCATTGAATCTATAGACGAAAATTCGCTAAGAGGTTTCGTTACTGTTGCTATACCAGGAATTTTAGATGATTGTGATAAGAAGGTTATTTCTTGTGCTTTATGGCCTGGATGGATAGATGTACCTTTGGCTAAATGGCTTGAAGCTAGGCTGCATAGGACAATATCACTTATTGCTAAGCCTTCTTTTTCACTAATTGAAGATGCTTCTATTTTTTATTCTCATAATTGA
- a CDS encoding translocation/assembly module TamB domain-containing protein, producing MTFKLKKIRQWGLLGSLLILGGYTIYSSTDKYLTKYIETSRPDFEKKLSKQLGHPALIGPYQGLRPWGFAVGRSKLLEGSQDASTATFQGLKIQFAPFASFLKWKPVLILSPKEARINLKANENGKYWILGQQKDGSPPKLNLRIRLDDSSSLILDSSKDEIKASARASFDLSSKKVSGYFALFFVDNGSLSIRGNTRWDVLDFKGRAKVNNLNLDNFQSIFFSGSDLITKGKVNANLKLGMKDSDIHCQGGILLENLNVTRRSPEPQTLFSKTTSINCRNNVVIIPKTALNYGRWKVDVSANMPIKNKSLYNMTLFSSLRPRDATNSVLDVNASLPLLFDDQLLSLGELNAELSLKALPLSSLESIIGTNLAGTLSSNGTISGPLSSLTTNLFVQLNNPQFGPVRLQEKWQGDFIGLPTGGGTLKMSSVEGAVPGILEAKLNKNWSLQSFDLNRLSGKFSLMQTNEGYGWDLDDFRLDRIELSLPPEKSFKRTFGELAGKGTIKTSPLIVDGSILYRFPRLLGVNLKEVTINGSYSMNKYSISGQIVPSDTGEILFNANGSIGGFFKLKAIAKGITPQWLADSSLKISQFNLKPRLARGSADDLTGLSLLSPKESLDDQMSNWDFSRVFVEKYKRNNVTKRIITPSDLSGSIDGEAHLEGSGMSDLKLDIMASGKVWTRGNNINPVAIKPFTATFKSLSLKENGEFSFLNLPISILSLFFSSPSSVTGMFGVTGKYNFKNNFPELDTELVLKDARILEKEITLKKGEIYITKSYLKTNISFKERKSTNPILISGQVPLSSNAPFDLNIQSHGDGLSFLDGLSNKAFSWDAGDADLKLLIKGTLKKPIANGYLDIKNASFTVNDMKLRNFETKILFDFDEAYVHNLQANIGEEGIINSNGRISLFRDSLNDEKSLYVEASNIEISQDSTTFNISSKLNLTGSVVKPLLGGETIINQGSISARRSNPRQNKAINNSRQGVPSNQNRFPPRTFPEQSWDYKRPLPLFIQDQNSSASKILKSGLPRQLSFIGFDSLRLRLGPDLRIAYQPIASFNASGTLVLDGPLNESLDLRGLVRLTKGRVNLFTTTFDLDKSEPNIALFAPSMGLIPYLDITLSTKVPDVIQDPSQLETTNDFAKNGSGSIGIGGSRFVKIKLIATGPADRVSESFQLRSTPALPRNQLLDLIGGNSLTMLMTGSEREVLVDLLNRSFLTPALGNLSDAFSDRIQLSLYPAFVAGKENFDTEGDVVEDNELTNSDSEQENLSPQQAWIAEIGLDLSEKINFSIQTTPNRKDIPPQGTITYQFNPSVGVSGAIDNNGNWQSQLQLFLRY from the coding sequence GTGACATTTAAACTCAAGAAAATCAGACAATGGGGACTCTTAGGGTCTTTGTTGATTCTTGGTGGCTACACGATTTATAGTTCAACTGATAAGTATTTAACAAAATACATTGAAACCTCTAGGCCTGATTTTGAAAAGAAATTATCCAAGCAATTAGGCCATCCTGCTTTAATAGGACCGTATCAAGGCTTGAGACCATGGGGCTTTGCTGTAGGAAGATCTAAGCTTTTGGAGGGTTCTCAAGACGCATCTACAGCAACTTTTCAAGGCTTAAAAATCCAATTTGCTCCATTTGCTAGCTTCTTGAAGTGGAAGCCTGTTTTGATATTAAGTCCAAAAGAGGCAAGAATTAATTTGAAAGCCAATGAGAATGGTAAATATTGGATATTAGGTCAGCAAAAAGATGGTAGTCCACCAAAGTTAAATTTGAGGATCAGATTGGATGATTCATCAAGTTTAATTTTGGATTCATCAAAGGATGAAATTAAGGCTAGTGCAAGAGCATCTTTCGATCTCTCAAGTAAAAAAGTTAGTGGATATTTTGCATTGTTTTTTGTTGATAATGGCTCGTTATCTATAAGAGGAAATACTCGCTGGGATGTGCTTGATTTTAAAGGTAGAGCTAAAGTTAATAATTTAAACTTAGATAATTTTCAGTCAATCTTCTTTAGTGGATCCGATTTAATTACTAAAGGGAAAGTAAATGCAAATCTAAAATTAGGCATGAAGGATTCTGATATTCATTGTCAAGGTGGGATCCTATTGGAGAACTTGAATGTGACTAGACGTTCTCCTGAGCCGCAAACTCTTTTTTCAAAAACTACTTCTATTAATTGTAGGAATAATGTAGTGATTATACCAAAAACTGCTTTGAATTATGGCCGCTGGAAAGTTGACGTAAGTGCGAATATGCCTATTAAAAACAAATCATTATATAACATGACACTATTCTCGTCTTTACGTCCAAGGGATGCGACTAATTCCGTTTTGGATGTGAATGCTTCGTTGCCTTTATTGTTTGATGATCAACTCTTGTCTCTTGGTGAATTAAATGCAGAGCTAAGTCTTAAAGCACTTCCATTATCATCTTTGGAATCAATAATTGGGACTAATCTAGCTGGTACTCTTTCATCCAATGGCACTATATCTGGGCCACTTTCTTCTCTTACTACTAACCTTTTTGTTCAATTAAATAATCCCCAGTTTGGCCCGGTAAGGCTTCAAGAAAAGTGGCAAGGAGATTTTATTGGCTTGCCAACTGGTGGCGGCACTCTCAAGATGTCTTCTGTTGAGGGAGCAGTGCCTGGCATACTTGAGGCCAAATTAAACAAAAATTGGTCTTTACAATCTTTTGATTTGAATAGATTGAGTGGCAAATTTTCTCTAATGCAAACCAATGAAGGTTATGGATGGGATCTTGATGATTTCAGGCTTGATCGCATTGAACTATCACTGCCTCCTGAGAAAAGCTTTAAACGTACTTTTGGAGAATTAGCTGGAAAAGGAACTATTAAAACATCACCATTGATTGTTGACGGTTCAATATTATACCGATTCCCTAGATTACTCGGAGTCAATTTAAAGGAGGTAACGATTAATGGTAGTTATTCCATGAATAAATATTCTATAAGTGGTCAGATTGTCCCGTCAGATACAGGTGAAATATTATTTAACGCTAATGGCAGCATTGGTGGGTTCTTTAAATTGAAAGCCATCGCTAAAGGAATTACTCCTCAGTGGTTGGCAGATAGCAGTTTGAAAATTTCTCAATTTAATTTGAAACCAAGACTTGCTCGTGGCTCAGCTGATGATTTGACTGGGCTATCTCTTCTTTCTCCTAAAGAATCATTAGATGATCAGATGTCTAATTGGGATTTTTCACGTGTATTTGTCGAAAAATACAAGAGGAACAATGTTACGAAGAGAATTATTACCCCTTCTGATCTTTCTGGGAGCATAGATGGAGAGGCCCATCTCGAGGGTAGTGGGATGTCGGATTTGAAACTTGATATTATGGCTTCAGGTAAGGTATGGACTAGAGGTAATAACATTAATCCAGTAGCCATAAAGCCTTTTACTGCAACATTTAAATCATTATCCTTAAAAGAAAATGGGGAGTTTTCATTTCTAAATCTACCTATTTCAATTTTGTCTTTGTTCTTTAGCTCACCTTCTTCCGTGACGGGAATGTTTGGTGTCACTGGTAAATATAATTTCAAGAATAATTTTCCTGAATTAGATACTGAACTTGTCTTGAAAGATGCTCGTATTTTAGAGAAGGAAATCACCTTAAAGAAAGGTGAAATCTATATTACAAAGTCATATTTGAAGACAAATATATCCTTTAAGGAAAGGAAATCAACAAACCCTATCTTGATTTCTGGACAAGTTCCTCTGTCATCCAATGCACCATTCGATCTAAATATTCAAAGTCATGGAGATGGACTTTCTTTCTTGGATGGTTTGTCTAACAAGGCTTTTTCTTGGGATGCAGGTGATGCCGACCTTAAGTTGTTAATTAAAGGCACTTTGAAGAAACCTATTGCTAATGGATACTTAGATATAAAAAATGCCTCCTTTACTGTAAATGATATGAAGCTAAGGAACTTTGAAACTAAAATTCTTTTTGACTTTGATGAAGCGTATGTTCACAATCTACAAGCAAATATTGGGGAAGAGGGAATAATAAACTCTAATGGTAGAATCTCTTTGTTTCGTGACAGTTTAAATGATGAAAAGAGCCTTTATGTTGAAGCTAGCAATATAGAAATTAGTCAAGATTCTACTACTTTTAATATATCCTCTAAGCTTAATCTAACCGGATCAGTTGTTAAACCATTGCTGGGGGGGGAGACAATTATTAATCAAGGATCTATATCAGCTAGACGTTCTAATCCTCGTCAAAATAAGGCCATAAACAATAGTCGACAAGGAGTTCCTTCTAACCAGAATCGATTTCCACCAAGAACTTTTCCAGAACAAAGTTGGGACTATAAAAGACCTCTGCCTTTATTTATTCAGGACCAGAATTCTTCAGCAAGTAAAATTCTTAAATCTGGATTGCCTAGACAATTATCTTTTATAGGTTTCGACTCCTTGCGACTGCGTTTAGGGCCAGACTTACGAATTGCTTATCAACCAATTGCCAGTTTTAATGCTTCAGGGACTTTGGTTCTTGATGGACCGTTAAATGAAAGCTTGGATTTACGTGGCCTTGTCCGACTTACGAAAGGGAGAGTTAATCTTTTCACTACAACGTTTGACCTTGATAAGAGTGAACCAAACATTGCTTTATTTGCTCCGTCAATGGGTTTAATTCCATACTTAGATATAACATTATCTACAAAAGTACCTGATGTTATTCAAGATCCAAGCCAATTGGAAACTACCAATGATTTCGCTAAAAATGGCTCGGGTTCTATAGGCATAGGTGGCTCAAGATTTGTAAAAATTAAATTAATAGCAACTGGTCCTGCTGATCGTGTATCAGAGAGCTTCCAATTGCGAAGTACTCCTGCATTGCCAAGAAATCAGTTACTTGATCTTATTGGAGGGAACTCATTGACAATGCTCATGACTGGTAGTGAAAGAGAAGTGTTAGTAGATTTATTGAATAGATCATTCTTGACTCCTGCCTTAGGTAATTTAAGTGATGCTTTCAGCGACAGAATACAACTTTCTCTATACCCTGCCTTTGTTGCAGGCAAGGAGAACTTTGATACTGAAGGTGATGTCGTTGAAGATAATGAATTAACTAATAGTGATTCTGAGCAGGAAAATTTATCACCTCAACAAGCTTGGATAGCGGAGATTGGACTTGACTTATCTGAAAAAATTAATTTCTCTATTCAAACAACACCAAATAGAAAGGATATCCCCCCTCAGGGCACTATCACATATCAATTCAACCCAAGTGTTGGAGTATCAGGGGCAATAGATAATAATGGAAATTGGCAGAGTCAATTACAGTTATTTTTGAGGTATTAA